Proteins encoded together in one Nitrosopumilus sp. window:
- the pyrH gene encoding UMP kinase codes for MKKRIVIKLSGRVFGIDNVKLLKDYAEFLVKISKICQPIVVAGGGTIARHYITHARSSGADESTLDELGIEISRLNAKLLIYALKNKAYSHPPTTLQEVRHAVDDGLIVVAGGLHPGQSTNGTAALIAEKVKAEQFLNATDVDGVYDMDPNKHKKAKKFKRIELKNLKNMLVHEDSIAGGYDLMDIVALKIIERSKIKTRILKANPKIIEKAIKGGDVGTEIILPSK; via the coding sequence GTGAAAAAAAGAATTGTAATTAAATTATCAGGACGAGTTTTTGGGATAGATAATGTCAAACTTCTAAAAGATTATGCAGAATTTCTAGTCAAAATCAGCAAGATTTGTCAACCAATTGTTGTTGCTGGCGGTGGAACCATTGCACGACATTATATCACACATGCTAGATCATCAGGTGCAGATGAATCAACACTTGATGAACTGGGAATTGAAATCTCAAGACTTAACGCAAAGTTGCTAATTTATGCTCTAAAAAATAAAGCATACTCTCATCCTCCAACTACTTTACAAGAAGTAAGGCATGCAGTTGATGATGGGCTAATTGTCGTAGCTGGTGGATTACATCCAGGTCAAAGCACAAATGGAACTGCCGCATTGATAGCTGAAAAAGTAAAAGCTGAACAATTTCTCAATGCAACTGATGTTGATGGTGTTTATGATATGGATCCCAATAAACACAAAAAAGCAAAAAAATTCAAACGAATTGAACTCAAAAATTTGAAAAATATGCTAGTACATGAGGATTCAATTGCAGGTGGCTATGATTTAATGGATATTGTAGCTCTTAAAATTATAGAAAGATCTAAAATCAAAACTAGAATTTTAAAAGCTAATCCAAAAATAATTGAAAAAGCCATTAAAGGTGGCGACGTAGGTACAGAAATTATCTTACCATCAAAATAA
- a CDS encoding V-type ATPase subunit, producing MGGSKNVYASVKAYSKRGKLLTKSDFQTLAESRDLEELMTRIKNTVYADAVADVQKPYTSQSIESALRSKLADIHYSIAKTSGNSGVLDAYYMKFIISNLKLILKGKVLGKSQEDLETHVNLHAEELIKQRDIVIKALVAKDIEETVASLNSVQFGEEIAKAAALYNEKKNVQIFDTYFDKILFQYLAGAMKNYSDKDATKIVAMDIDFYNILSVIRGKFWGLQEDQIQDLIISTNPPAKELLGRMMAAASVRDAFNELSSTKYKELVPQVENELDAIAEFERSFEMLIYNTSLRSFTKMFSFATIVGITKLTAFEVRNLAAIAFAIEQKIPTEITMSKLILPEE from the coding sequence ATGGGCGGTTCTAAGAATGTCTATGCCTCAGTAAAAGCCTACAGTAAAAGAGGTAAATTATTGACAAAGTCTGATTTTCAAACTCTTGCTGAATCTAGAGATTTAGAAGAATTAATGACTAGAATCAAAAATACAGTCTATGCTGATGCAGTTGCTGATGTCCAAAAACCATATACCTCACAAAGTATCGAGTCTGCACTTAGAAGTAAATTAGCAGATATTCATTATTCAATAGCAAAAACATCTGGAAATTCAGGTGTATTAGATGCCTATTATATGAAATTCATCATATCAAATCTTAAATTAATTTTAAAAGGCAAAGTCTTAGGTAAATCACAAGAAGATCTTGAAACTCATGTAAATCTTCATGCTGAAGAATTAATCAAGCAAAGAGATATTGTTATTAAAGCACTAGTAGCAAAAGATATTGAAGAAACAGTTGCAAGTTTGAACTCTGTCCAGTTCGGAGAAGAGATTGCAAAAGCTGCAGCATTGTACAATGAAAAAAAGAATGTTCAGATTTTTGATACATATTTTGATAAAATATTATTCCAATATCTAGCAGGAGCCATGAAAAATTATTCTGATAAAGATGCCACAAAAATTGTAGCCATGGATATTGACTTTTATAATATTCTAAGCGTGATTAGAGGAAAATTCTGGGGATTACAAGAAGATCAAATTCAAGATTTGATAATTAGTACCAATCCTCCAGCGAAGGAATTACTTGGAAGAATGATGGCAGCAGCTTCAGTAAGAGATGCTTTTAATGAATTATCTAGTACAAAATACAAAGAATTAGTTCCTCAAGTAGAAAATGAATTAGATGCAATTGCAGAATTTGAGAGATCATTTGAAATGTTAATTTACAACACTTCACTTAGATCATTTACAAAGATGTTTAGTTTTGCAACAATTGTTGGCATAACCAAATTGACTGCATTTGAAGTTAGAAATCTTGCTGCAATTGCATTTGCAATTGAGCAAAAGATACCCACTGAGATTACAATGTCTAAACTTATCCTACCTGAAGAATAG
- a CDS encoding ammonium transporter: protein MNSRNYKYALLLVAAVSITAAGAMSQAYAQSVEDGMDGYVKGTSGIYTGNPNECWYDDGEGGMLPCRIDTGDTAWMLAATSLVLFMSPGVGFFYGGLARSKNIVNVLGMTLIVMGLMSVQWVLWGYSLAFGGIDSDANMFMGNLDYVGFNMVSHYAPLGEAGPCADTWSAAYQMNAMVDAEECSQGWPGTVPHQLFAMFQATFAIITPVLIIGGLIDRIKFSALVIFVLLWGTFVYDPIAHWVWGGGYIGGGAIDLDPDLSPSYALDFAGGTVVHISSGFAALAGALVLGRRLGYGKVPMEPHNIPMVVLGAGILWFGWFGFNAGSEVMVDGITVSAWTVTNTATGMAAVTWVLMSWAHTGKPSVVGAASGAVAGLVAITPASGWVGPMAAIIIGIAAGTICYAAIAFKSARKWDDALDVWGVHGMGGLTGAILTGTLASPHIWDTGDGIGAWTGTAEGMEQQAISIIGAAISIGYAFGVTLVILKVMDAVWPGGIRVTPKEEEIGLDLAQHGERAYVNE from the coding sequence ATGAATTCTAGGAACTACAAGTATGCTCTATTACTTGTAGCCGCAGTATCCATCACAGCAGCAGGTGCTATGTCACAAGCATACGCACAAAGTGTTGAAGATGGTATGGACGGATATGTAAAAGGTACCAGTGGAATATACACTGGTAACCCAAACGAATGTTGGTATGATGACGGCGAAGGTGGCATGCTACCCTGTAGAATTGATACAGGTGATACAGCATGGATGCTAGCAGCCACATCATTAGTACTCTTCATGTCCCCAGGTGTCGGTTTCTTTTATGGCGGTCTCGCCAGATCAAAGAACATCGTCAACGTACTTGGTATGACCTTAATCGTAATGGGTCTAATGTCAGTACAATGGGTTCTATGGGGATACTCACTAGCATTTGGCGGAATTGATTCAGACGCAAACATGTTCATGGGTAATCTCGACTATGTTGGATTTAACATGGTATCTCACTATGCTCCATTAGGAGAAGCAGGTCCATGTGCTGACACTTGGTCGGCAGCTTACCAGATGAATGCGATGGTTGATGCAGAAGAATGTAGCCAAGGTTGGCCAGGTACTGTACCTCACCAACTATTTGCAATGTTCCAAGCAACATTTGCAATCATTACACCAGTACTCATTATTGGTGGTTTGATTGACAGAATCAAATTCAGCGCTTTAGTAATATTCGTACTCTTATGGGGAACCTTCGTTTATGATCCAATAGCACATTGGGTCTGGGGAGGCGGATACATAGGAGGAGGTGCAATAGACCTCGATCCAGACTTATCTCCATCATATGCATTAGACTTTGCTGGTGGTACTGTAGTACACATATCTTCAGGATTCGCTGCATTGGCAGGAGCCTTAGTCCTTGGTAGAAGACTTGGATATGGCAAAGTTCCAATGGAACCACACAACATCCCAATGGTAGTCCTCGGCGCAGGAATTCTATGGTTCGGATGGTTCGGTTTCAACGCAGGAAGTGAAGTTATGGTAGACGGCATTACCGTCAGCGCATGGACTGTTACAAATACAGCAACTGGTATGGCTGCAGTCACTTGGGTGCTCATGTCTTGGGCACATACAGGAAAACCAAGTGTTGTTGGAGCAGCATCAGGAGCAGTAGCAGGATTGGTAGCAATCACTCCAGCCTCAGGTTGGGTAGGTCCAATGGCTGCGATTATAATCGGTATTGCAGCTGGTACAATTTGTTATGCAGCAATTGCATTCAAGAGTGCACGCAAATGGGACGACGCATTAGATGTATGGGGAGTACACGGAATGGGTGGTCTTACAGGTGCAATTTTGACTGGTACATTAGCTAGCCCACACATCTGGGATACCGGAGACGGTATTGGTGCATGGACTGGTACTGCAGAAGGAATGGAACAGCAAGCAATCAGCATCATCGGTGCTGCTATATCAATAGGCTATGCCTTTGGTGTTACCCTTGTAATCCTCAAAGTAATGGATGCCGTATGGCCTGGCGGAATCAGAGTCACTCCTAAAGAAGAGGAGATTGGTCTCGATTTGGCACAGCACGGAGAAAGAGCATACGTAAACGAATAG
- a CDS encoding sulfurtransferase, translating to MIISSSELNSILDDPNVIIADTRSFKEYSEGHIPGAVNLDLFAFHWIDTSKKGIENFNNQSQRLLSFLGVTPEKKVIFYDNVSGMLAARGVWMLMYFSHENTSMLDGGITKWKKENLPLETKPNGFKPSNFSGKVNPEIITGFEHIRDNLNNLKILDVRSPGEYNGSVIRAAQSGHIPNSLNIDWNQNLTKDGTFKNDLELSKLYDFPKDSQIVTYCQGAYRAANSFLALKKLGFKNIRVYLGSWGEWGNKLELPVEK from the coding sequence ATGATAATTTCTAGCTCAGAACTTAATTCAATTTTAGATGATCCTAATGTCATAATTGCTGATACCCGTTCTTTCAAAGAATATTCCGAAGGACATATTCCAGGAGCTGTAAATTTAGATCTATTTGCATTTCATTGGATTGACACATCAAAGAAAGGAATTGAAAATTTCAATAATCAATCTCAACGCCTTCTTTCGTTTCTTGGTGTTACTCCAGAAAAAAAAGTCATTTTTTATGACAATGTTTCTGGAATGCTTGCTGCAAGAGGAGTTTGGATGTTGATGTATTTTTCTCATGAAAATACATCAATGCTTGATGGGGGAATAACAAAATGGAAAAAAGAAAACCTTCCACTTGAAACAAAACCTAATGGATTCAAACCATCTAATTTTTCTGGAAAAGTAAATCCAGAAATAATTACTGGATTTGAACATATTAGGGATAATCTGAATAATCTGAAAATCCTAGATGTTCGATCCCCTGGAGAATATAATGGAAGTGTGATTCGTGCTGCTCAATCTGGTCATATACCAAATTCTCTAAATATTGATTGGAATCAAAATCTCACAAAAGATGGCACCTTTAAAAATGATTTAGAACTTTCAAAACTTTATGATTTTCCCAAAGATTCACAAATTGTTACTTATTGCCAAGGTGCATATCGTGCTGCAAATAGCTTTTTGGCATTGAAAAAACTTGGATTCAAAAACATTAGAGTTTATCTTGGTTCTTGGGGTGAATGGGGAAACAAATTAGAATTACCTGTAGAAAAATAA
- a CDS encoding plastocyanin — MKIILIGVLVAMLLSTSYAPNSFSQKAVPDWVKQTAGWYSDGLVSEKEFLDAIRFLVENKIILLEDKILDDPTLKTNEVSVTKPKIRQCEVLFQSYKNIGVTQFKTKYSHITYLDSCLKLYSDPIWKYEGLDRYDKLSEKLTSFNVKSEPKKPSDPYTSILSKTKIGDEKYLVKFNICAGDKIIDKAKVLVKSQIEAIQVGSNKDVPANSCRNYETQIFAKNPDNIFVEILEQVLG, encoded by the coding sequence ATGAAGATAATCTTAATTGGCGTTCTAGTTGCTATGCTTTTATCTACTAGTTATGCTCCAAATTCATTTTCTCAGAAAGCAGTACCTGATTGGGTAAAACAGACTGCTGGATGGTATTCAGATGGTCTTGTTTCAGAAAAGGAATTTCTGGATGCAATACGTTTTCTTGTTGAAAATAAAATTATTCTTTTAGAAGATAAAATCTTAGATGATCCGACTCTAAAAACTAATGAAGTATCCGTAACAAAACCAAAAATTAGACAATGTGAAGTTTTATTTCAATCCTACAAAAATATTGGCGTAACTCAGTTTAAAACTAAATATTCTCACATAACTTATCTTGATAGCTGTTTGAAATTATACTCAGATCCTATTTGGAAATATGAGGGTTTGGATAGATATGATAAACTCTCAGAAAAATTAACAAGTTTTAATGTAAAATCTGAGCCAAAAAAACCAAGTGATCCTTATACAAGTATTTTATCTAAAACCAAAATAGGCGATGAGAAATACCTTGTAAAATTCAATATTTGTGCAGGCGATAAAATAATTGACAAGGCCAAAGTTCTTGTTAAATCACAAATTGAGGCAATTCAAGTAGGCTCAAATAAAGACGTTCCTGCAAACTCATGTAGAAATTATGAAACACAAATCTTTGCAAAAAATCCTGATAATATTTTTGTAGAAATTCTTGAGCAAGTTTTAGGATAA